One segment of Triticum aestivum cultivar Chinese Spring chromosome 2A, IWGSC CS RefSeq v2.1, whole genome shotgun sequence DNA contains the following:
- the LOC123189889 gene encoding probable low-specificity L-threonine aldolase 1, translated as MVTKVVDLRSDTVTKPSEAMRAAMAAAEVDDDVLGADPTAQRFEAEMARIMGKEAALFVPSGTMGNLVSVLAHCDTRGSEVILGDNSHIHIYENGGISTLGGVHPRTVPNNPDGTMDIHKIVAAIRHPDGAMYYPTTRLICLENTHGNTGGKCLSVEYTDKVGEVGKSHGLKLHIDGARIFNASVALGVPVHRLVRAADSVSVCLSKGLGAPVGSVIVGSNAFIDKAKILRKTLGGGMRQVGILCAAAYLAVRDTVGKLADDHRKAKVLADGLTKIKQFTVDLASVETNMVFFDIADPRITPDKLCQVLEQRNVLAMPASSKSVRLVTHYQISDSDVQYTLTCIEKAVEEILSGNAKFERLTNGTTTNSYGH; from the exons ATGGTGACCAAGGTGGTGGACCTCCGCTCCGACACGGTCACCAAGCCATCCGAGGCCATGcgcgccgccatggccgcggcggaggtggacgacgacgtccTGGGCGCGGACCCGACCGCGCAGCGCTTCGAGGCGGAGATGGCCAGGATCATGGGCAAGGAGGCCGCCCTGTTCGTCCCCTCGGGCACCATGGGCAACCTCGTCTCCGTCCTCGCGCACTGCGACACCAGGGGCAGCGAGGTCATCCTCGGGGACAACTCCCACATCCACATCTATGAGAACGGGGGCATCTCCACCCTCGGCGGCGTCCACCCCAGGACCGTGCCCAACAACCCCGACGGCACCATGGACATCCACAAGATCGTTGCTGCCATCAGGCATCCGGACGGGGCCATGTATTATCCCACCACCAGGCTCATCTGCTTGGAGAACACACACGGAAA CACTGGCGGAAAGTGTCTGTCTGTAGAGTACACCGACAAGGTTGGTGAGGTTGGTAAAAGCCATGGCTTGAAGCTTCATATCGACGGAGCTCGTATTTTTAACGCTTCCGTG GCACTCGGAGTTCCTGTTCATAGACTTGTGAGAGCTGCTGATTCAGTTTCG GTATGCCTATCAAAAGGTTTAGGCGCTCCTGTTGGATCAGTTATTGTTGGTTCGAACGCCTTCATAGACAAG GCTAAGATTCTTAGGAAGACACTAGGTGGTGGAATGAGGCAGGTTGGAATTCTCTGTGCTGCTGCCTATCTTGCGGTTCGCGACACCGTAGGCAAGCTTGCCGATGACCATAGGAAGGCCAAAGTTTTAGCAG ATGGTCTGACGAAAATTAAACAGTTTACAGTTGATTTAGCTTCAGTGGAGACCAACATG GTATTCTTTGATATTGCGGATCCACGCATAACACCTGACAAACTCTGTCAAGTCCTGGAACAGCGCAATGTGCTTGCAATGCCAGCAAGCTCCAAGAG CGTCAGACTTGTCACTCACTACCAAATTTCAGACAGTGACGTGCAGTATACTTTGACATGCATCGAG AAAGCCGTGGAGGAAATACTGTCAGGCAACGCCAAATTCGAGCGCCTGACAAACGGCACTACCACGAACTCATATGGGCACTAG